A DNA window from Ipomoea triloba cultivar NCNSP0323 chromosome 10, ASM357664v1 contains the following coding sequences:
- the LOC116032365 gene encoding uncharacterized protein LOC116032365, with amino-acid sequence MEAYIDDMLVKSKDKYDHASDLRRSFEIMRYNRLRLNPAKCTFAVQTGKFLGFMMTRRGIEPNPAKVKAIIDMRPPATVREVQQLTGRLAALSRFLSKLAERAHPFFQTLKKTSAFMWTDECQRAFESLKEYLASPIVLSRPEPGEELQIYLSASDRAISAVLCRTDPEGVQRPVYYISHALQGPELRYTRLEKVVFALYTTARKLTPYFQGRVIRVLTDQPIGAILRTTTSSGRLIKWAMMLTQFAIEYTPRPAIKGQAVADFVVECSARDSTTPVTSDDAPVEWEIATDGSSCKQGAGAGIVLTSPEGFKVYYALSLAFSPTNNEAEYEAFIAGLRRARSLGARHVRIRTDSALVVGQVTGAFETKGERLARYRDYALSVMGSFDACRAEHIPRAENADADMLSRLSHEAPEYISKVARVEELQTACVDALPVIPVNTETDDWITDLRSYLETGTLPENEQRARKVKLRAPRFQIVDNRLYRRSYGGPLMRCLTRFEAKIVMAELHSGLCSAHQGGRALARRIMLIGYYWPSIQXESSRTPRK; translated from the coding sequence ATGGAGGCCTACATCGATGACATGCTGGTAAAGAGTAAAGATAAGTATGACCACGCGTCTGACCTGAGACGGAGCTTTGAGATCATGAGATATAACCGGCTGAGACTCAATCCGGCCAAATGTACTTTCGCAGTCCAGACCGGGAAGTTTCTCGGGTTTATGATGACAAGGAGAGGAATCGAGCCGAACCCCGCGAAAGTGAAGGCGATAATCGACATGAGGCCGCCGGCCACGGTTAGAGAAGTTCAACAGCTAACTGGTCGACTGGCCGCCCTGAGCCGCTTCCTCTCGAAACTTGCTGAGCGGGCACACCCGTTCTTCCAGACACTGAAGAAGACATCCGCCTTCATGTGGACTGATGAGTGTCAACGGGCTTTCGAAAGTTTGAAAGAGTACTTGGCCTCACCGATAGTGTTGTCCAGGCCGGAACCTGGTGAAGAGTTGCAGATTTATCTCTCCGCATCAGACCGCGCTATCAGCGCAGTGCTCTGCCGAACCGACCCTGAAGGGGTGCAACGCCCGGTTTATTACATCAGCCACGCTCTCCAGGGCCCTGAACTGCGGTATACCCGGCTGGAGAAGGTCGTATTCGCGTTGTACACGACCGCGAGGAAGTTAACGCCATACTTTCAAGGCCGGGTGATCCGGGTGCTCACCGATCAACCGATAGGGGCCATACTCCGGACGACCACTTCCTCCGGTCGGTTAATTAAGTGGGCAATGATGTTGACCCAGTTCGCAATCGAATACACGCCGAGACCGGCCATCAAAGGACAAGCCGTAGCAGATTTCGTCGTAGAATGTTCAGCACGTGACAGCACCACCCCGGTGACCTCCGACGATGCCCCGGTGGAATGGGAAATTGCAACAGATGGGTCAAGCTGCAAGCAGGGCGCCGGCGCTGGTATAGTTCTTACCAGCCCGGAGGGCTTCAAAGTTTACTACGCCCTGTCGCTTGCTTTCTCACCGACCAACAATGAAGCGGAGTACGAGGCCTTCATAGCTGGCCTGCGACGCGCCCGCTCTCTGGGGGCTCGGCATGTGAGGATCCGGACTGACTCAGCCCTAGTCGTCGGACAGGTCACCGGCGCTTTCGAAACAAAAGGGGAACGGTTAGCCCGGTACCGCGACTACGCTTTATCCGTTATGGGATCGTTTGACGCTTGCAGAGCCGAGCACATTCCACGGGCCGAGAATGCGGATGCGGACATGTTATCCCGACTATCGCACGAGGCTCCGGAATATATATCGAAGGTCGCCCGGGTGGAAGAGCTGCAGACTGCTTGCGTGGATGCGCTTCCCGTGATACCGGTCAATACAGAAACGGATGATTGGATCACCGACCTCCGTTCATATTTAGAGACCGGGACCTTACCAGAGAATGAGCAGAGAGCCAGGAAAGTAAAGCTGCGAGCTCCTCGTTTCCAGATAGTCGACAATCGCCTTTACCGGCGGTCTTATGGAGGGCCGCTGATGAGATGTCTAACCCGCTTTGAGGCCAAAATCGTGATGGCCGAGCTGCATTCCGGACTTTGCTCTGCCCATCAGGGGGGCCGGGCCTTGGCAAGAAGAATAATGCTGATCGGCTACTATTGGCCATCGATCCAATNGGAATCGAGCCGAACCCCGCGAAAGTGA